The Megalobrama amblycephala isolate DHTTF-2021 linkage group LG1, ASM1881202v1, whole genome shotgun sequence genome segment cagctttagtcaaaaaactgttttagtgacgtcattaaagaaggaagtagagggatgtagtccaaactggccgttcgatgtaggcgacttctgttaaataaaatatctcgcttggcattgaactttgagctttaaaattttacagattttatttatactctaacaacaacattacacactaactaaagtttgaaacatgggatcacgaggaacgggacctttaaaactaGGAAACTATAAGCCCATTTACGATTCCAAGAGCACGTGAAGGCTGACAGTTATCTTTCCCTGAACGAGTGAGCATCAGTAGAGATTAGCCATGAGTCGCACTGGAGTGACGCCAACTCCCCTCTCCCATTGATGACGTCATCGCCTCCAAATATGATTGACAGGGATCAGAACCAATGGCGCAGAGCtaagaaagtgaaagtaaaactTGTAAAAATCAGCATTAAGTGTTTCTTCTGTGCTTCTTGGCTTGTTTATTGTGTTCATTAAACTGAGCATCTCTTATCACTGTCCAGCAATAGTCTGTATGATGCAATACTGCTTCTGATTGCATCATTCGTTGTTTTGGCTAAAAAGCAGGTACCAAACCCAGTCATAGATTTATTGATAGATCCAGTCACATTTGTATttcagtcagttatgttttaaatagGGATCTCTTCCCTTTATTACTCAAATCCTCTGCCAATCCCAAGTCAAGGGTCTAATACTGACCAATATATCTTTGAAAACTACAGCCAACCATCAGTTTTGGTTCCCAGTGACACAGAGTTAGTAAAGTTGGACTCCATTTATTTCAGAAGCACTTTGGCTGTAGTGTTATCAGACATGTTATGCCACACTAATGGTGTAGTAGTCTCAAATTTAACCGGGATTTTTCCCCATGAAGACACAAAGTAACTTCATATAGATTGAGAGTTTTTTGAAGGATTACAGTAATGTTCATTCCAGTGGAAATAAAGTTCACGCACACCTCCTTTAAGACTCATTTACACACTtaacaaaacaatattaatgtttgttTGTGACACATAGGCATTTGTTCTCTTCTTACTATTGACCTGCAATGatcttatttcatatttttatttcagaaatgtcagAGATCAGCTCCAGTCCAGATGATCCAGTGATCCAGATTCTTCTGATAGGCAGAAAGGCTTCTGGGAAAAGCTCACCAGGAAACACTATATTGGGAGAAACAAGGTTTAAAGAGTATGAGTCTGAAGTGTGTGATGGTAAAACACAGATCGGAGAGAAGCAGGTGTGTGTGATTATTTCTCCAGATCTACTGGATCCAGATCTGAATAAAGAGAAGCTGGAGATGCTGAAAGAGCAGCTGGTCTCTGGATGTTCAGCAGGTCTCAGTTCAGTTCTGCTCACTGTTCCTCTAGAGGAACCTGTGGGAAATGAGGAAGAGATCCTGGATTTCATTAAGTGTTTATTAGGTCCTGAAGTTCAGAAGTACATCATGATTCTGTTCACATATGGAGACGAACTGGAGGATCTGGAACAGACCACTGATGAACATCTAAAACAGAAAGATCGTGCTGATCTCCAGCGACTGTTGACTGAATGTGGAGGAAGATTTTACTGTTTCAATATCAAGAGTAAATCAGATGGTCAGATACAAGGACTACTGCAGAAGATTGAAGGAATAATGATGAAGAACGGAGGGAAATTTATCATGGAACGAATGAAGAGGAGCAACAGCAAAGTCAATACTGTCAATTGtaagttgttttttgttgtaaatgACTTTAATAATACAAACTTATGGcagatacatttacatttaaccatttagcagacgcttttatccaaagtgaacttacaaatgaggagaGCAATAGAAGAAATCAAACCAAGTGTAGGGCAACAAGTGCTGTGACCAGTCCCCGGTTTGCCCAGCACAGTATGTAGcaagttttttatatatatatatatatatatagatatatatatagtagaATATTATAGTATTAATGAGTCAAGTGTTAATGAAAAAGATGTGTCTTCAGTTTCTTGAAAATGGCTAAAGTGTCAGCAGCTCGGGTTGAGTTAGGCAGGTGATTCCAGCACAGTCCAGGTAAAGTCACAAGCATGTCACACTAATTTTCAATGAAGAATCAGAGATTTATTTGATATTTCTAATGTAGTTTCAGAAGAATCTCCAGCTGAAGATCCAGATTCATCAGGTTCCTGAGAGGAAAGATCAGATCAGGCTGGCTTCTGCTGGGAAAACAGGATCTGGAATAAGAGCCACTGGAAACACCATTCATCGGAAGAAACATATTTGAATTCTCCATCAGCACAATCTCTGCAGAAATTACAGCTAAATGTCACAAACAAAGTGCCTAATTAAACACTTCAGAATACTGGAATAAACTAAACTCATCTGAACTAAAGTATCTGTTTGAAGAGAAAAACATAAACTGTATATCTCTGAGTATTGAGAATCACAAACTCTTTGATGACCCATCAAGACAAAAGACCAGCTATAAAGTAAAAgctattaaataaatgctgtttcatACTATTAATGCATAATCTGATTTAAGACAGACTTTTTTCATCACCATGACAGTCTTTGTTTAGTTTAATGTTCTGTGGATcaagtaaaatattattaatgtgTCGAACACCAGCTGTAAACCTGGAAATATTTCTTGCTTCTTAACAatttcaaatgaaatgaaataataaaaaaacaaaataatagtaatacCACATGGAACAATGGAATATTGTGTCACCTGTCATGGGTGatctgtgtttgttttggatttGGGTGGGTTtatcactttttctttttttagttcTGTGACCtcattttcagtttgttttcttgGTATTTTTACACCTGTTGCTCATTTCATTGAttatgtaaggaataattgacgacggcCACGATGCAAAGCGTCCGTgtatgcattattttctaataactGAATGTcctggagtcaattattccgcttatatAGGGGACCTTTAAGATGTACACACACAGAACAAAAATCAGCGAGAAACTGGACCAGATCAGCACAatgatcaatacaaaacatctaGACATGAAAAgtctttgattaacattcagTTCTGCTGATTTAAACCAATGAAATTCCAGAAATAATAGTCAGTTGATTCAGAGATCATACATTTAAGtgcaatataataaatataacaacaaataaaaaataaactaacaaataaatacatacaatatCGCAGCAAATATTGACATTGTCCCTCTCAGACAGATTTATGGATTTATAAATTGTGTACATCATATTTTAGGAGTGCTGGAGTGTTTTATTCTTACATGTACATCCAGCGGTTTGGAGGGTTCCCCTCAGTTAAAATCACATTCCTGAGAGGACATCCTCCTTGGTTAAAATCACACAATATAACTGAAAGGGCACTTTACTATAATGATTAAATGGGCAGGGGCTCACTCATCACAGTTCATCGCCATCTCACAAAGCTCCATAATAATCCATAAAGCTGACTGCACATTAATGAACATTAAAGCATAATCATAGATAAGCACTGGATCGCTTGCCAATTATGTTTTGCCAATATGCTATTATTAAGAAGAAAGCTGATCATAGACCAGAAGTTATGGGCAGCTTTTCCCACTAAAAGCATGCTGGAGTTTAGTGAGGAAATTCCATGCAAGTCTCAAATAAGTCTGTGTTGACTTATTTGACCCTTATTAATGTGGAATAAAAGAAATTCCCTGAATCCTCAGTAGGGGGGGCATCTCAAAGATGCAATacaaacatcaaatgctcagaaacaGAGTAAAAGATGAATACCTGACATTAGGAAAATGCACATTGCTGGGCTCATCTGCACAGGATCGAGCCCTGAGTCTCCTGCAACATCTCtttaaaggccagaacacaccaatcCGACGCCGACAAACTAGTGgagacgaaagcagactgtggggtttgctcacgtcggcagcgtctgtgtccaaagttgccctgccacaccaaaccgacgctaaacagccgacggctaagcagcacgtcagttctgcgcctgcgtgatatgaaatgcctttccgaaacagcaggcggcagtagctgaacagccaatcagaatgatgagatggcccgacggaccgacgagctccaacgccgattcaacatttcgaatcggccgaaaaaaggccgacgaggaccaacttcagccgacggtgcagaacacaccgagaaaacttagtcggccgacgaagaaaaactgcccgacggccgaccgtcggcttggtgtgttcctgccttaaatactcagaccaagacagaaacttctttcaaatggaaacatgagTTCACAATAGTAATTTGCATTAATCAGGGTCCCAGACTGAGTAGTTTACACCTTTTCGGGACAGAAGTGCATTTGCATGAAAGACCCTGTGAAGGTGGACACACCCACTATAGGGGGCAAAATAactcttaaaatctttaaaCCTTTATTACCTCCTGGTTTACTTCTATGGGAATGAGACCCTTGTACCagtcgcactgagacatttcaaatgataccaaacatgtataGTATTGTATGATAACTGTTCACACTAAACCATatagattttgggtgaatttcatGTCATCTCTGCATGTAGAGAGAAGAGATGGGGGAAGAGGGTGTGAAGGAAGGGAGATGTAGATTAAGACATTGCTGAGGTGTGATCGACTGATTACGTCTCAAATGGGGATGCTAATTTTGCAAGAGAgagtttgaatgttaatttcctttgttttctcaaCGAGAGGCCCTTTCTCAGTCCAGACAGTCCAGCATTAGTCTTacattagcgttacctgtagatttcaatgtctgtagccactccacagtccgaagtcttttgatttttgactacgggtgaatctccagttgtcactgatgattggatctttctggattacaatccgccatcaaaatgataagtttaattatttcagctgctgttagacaaggctataaatgtgccgctaccggcagcatcctcacgtgataaaaccgtTTAGCCTCTCaacgggactccttcctttgtttacggacatgacgtaatgacgcacagacgaactgctgcatgcttgaatttcccgtggaaatccgccatgtcgctcttattataaaacattattacaagcttactgttgtgaattgagacaagataatgagatagttttaaacactggctggttatgtacttgttcaaaaattgattttggataatttttaaccaaaaaagttacggactgcagctttaagtaaaaGCATTGAAATGCGTCCAGATACCACACATCTTCTTCAACTGCAATGACGTCACCAGCGAGGCTCAGTTCGCCGAGCCCAGTTCACCTGATGCACGTCCAAACAGGTAAGTAAGGTCAGCGATCTTAAAAAACGGTATTAATAAATGAAACTTTTTAATCATGTGACATGGGTCTTCTGCATTTAGACACGGCTGATTGTGCAAAAGACTGCTTCATAAAGAGTAACAATGTCAGAGCATGGTTGTGCTGCCCTAGTGGGGACTCTTATTATGAAAGTTTGTAGCACAAACAGACAGAAGAGAacactgttcattttttttattatttttatgataggcctatatatgttatatatataacatagcTTTTTATGTTTATAGGTGACATTAATGAAATAGAATGTATCACAGAATGTATCAACAATACATCCATATCGGGCATGATGTCACATTTCACTTCCCTTCTTTCGGTGTAAAAAGTATACActattaatgaaacaaagccaCATATTTGTACCGGACACAtgtgaaattaatgtggaacaaaagaaattccATGAATCCTCAGtagatttacacaaactgagaaagtcaaaaagtttTAGGTTGTGCCCCGCTCTCCCCTATAAACCtcggaggactaaggatatttttattttattttatttttattttatttttaaatataactctgattgtgtttgtctaaaagaagatagtcatatactcCTAGGATGGCTGAGGGGGagtaaatttttgggtgaattaaccctttaaattacacctttttaactgaaaacagaagacttttaatgtgttcttgtcattcatttacgtgtttagtctataggtatgtgcgtttgaatgtgtatgtgtgcagaCGCTTAGTCTTTTTTACAAAGAGACATCACCATATTACTTGTCTGGCCCGTATAATACAGAATTATTAGTCGTTTCTGTGCATCTATGTGAACTGGAATCattttgataatgttttatctatacatagggaaaggaaagggaaggagTCCTTCGCAGGGGATAGTTGAATTGACACATCAGTGCCAGTAGCGTGTTTACCCACCACACAAAGCATTCAATTGCATGGGGCCCCCGTGATTTCCCCCTAAAGGGAACCCCCCAGTGGTGTACACTACGTGATACATAGGTATATGCCATATACCCACTAAAAAGGATTTCCGTATATCCACTTTACAAAGCAAGAGGATACGGATctggcgctctttaatgtggcacgactcgtgacagatcgctgtaatGCCTCAGTTCAAAAGAAGCTGCAGCCTGACACGCATGTAAACTGATCCTCTCCTctctttaataccagttacagcgcaaaataaacatgaatgaacatctgaaggtatgttaaaatatacagtacaacttactgaaatccatatcatgtctcgtgtaatagcTTACTCAGTGTTCAACAGCGGAAAGATGGTAATAAAAAAGCtagtcatcatcatcatcagtccCCATGACCTGGTGTGGGCATCGGGTCAGTCACTGtgattttgttgatcctggaacaacattcctgtctgaaaatttagtttaatcctattcctacccctaaacctaaccctacccataagttatccccaaaatcagaggggaaagataggtgaataaAATTGacgtagaagcacctaaccctggttgcaagcctaaacttgacataaatagTAAACTTGTCCctaaaaatctgattggttgattggaatgttgttcaaggatcaacaaagatgttgatccagaaacatgacctacttggcaaaatcacggtgaccgtGTCGCTGTTGAGGTCTCTCTACTTGTCTCAAGCATGTGCCTGTGTCTCTGCAAAGCTATTCATGGTCCATTCTGTGATGTTATCCGCCCACTTCTTTCTCTGTCTGCCTCCTGGGACACTACCTTGGAGGATTGTTGTGGACAGGTTATTGGCTCTGACGACATGTCCGTACCATTTCAGCTTTTTCTTTCTACCTGCAGTAAGTAGGTCTTCATACTGATGATGTTTCTCACTGTTTCTTATGTGATGTGGTCCTTGTAAGAGATGCCAAGGATGATTCTATAGCATCTCATTTCTAGTGCCTGAATTCGTTGTTGCAACTCTGCTGTAAGGGTCCAGGACTCACAGGCATATAAGAAGACTGAGAGGACAAGTGCACGCAGAAGTCTTGTTTTTAGAGATATTTTTGTCTCTCCATACAGCTTTCAGCTTTGACATAGCTGCTGTTGTTTGTGCTGTCCTCACTAAAACTTCTGGTTTTGACCCCTCTTCACTGATGATAGAGCCCAGATATTTGAAATGACTCACAGTTTCCAGTTCTTGTCCTCCGACTTCAATCTTAGTTGTGATCTGCTTGTCACTATTTGTCAGTGGTTCTCTAGAGCGACAGAAGGCAACCTTGTCGTACACCTACTTGCTCCATATtagattttaaatataatttttaatgttcttcaatagcctatgcatgtttgaataaccCATAAATTTGACAGCCACCACTTAAATGTTTATACATAAATGGAGTAGAAATAAGCATATtatatctttattattattaaaattttcttTAGTGTAATTTAAGTCATTAAACAAATTGGTTcatttaacctttaatattaatgtagtaccaactgattcccattttacagcattagctgagagatttttttttttcttgagaaaatgtGCCATGTACTGTAGCTTACCTGATATACAGTACATCCAGAATAACTGATATTGACTTGAATCGCAAGCTTGTGAATCCAAATGCATAACTATGATGAGAGACTGGCAGGAAATGCTGCAAAACAGAGTTCAAACAGGGTGATATTGTGACAGGGTCATCCCTCTGGAAATGAAAGGAATAATGTCCAAAATCAATGGCCTAATAAAGACTTTTGCAACCTTTTGTTATTCTCTGCCATCTGTTGTTTTGACCATGTGTGACTCCTGGATATACAGTTATGATCAGTGATATAAATGgacagtttattttgatacacaaACATTCATTATTTGGCATATATTAAGGTTGACCAGGAAACTTTTTCCCAGTCATATCAGTGGCCAAATGTGTCCcagtcaacctgaattcactgGTCATTAATGTTCATAAACATGCATGATATTCATGGGGCTTTAATTAGGGGCACATTTGACctcatgaatttaaaaattaattaactgGGAATAAAAGGAATAAACTGTTGGATCTGTGTCAAAACATATATTAACAAATCCTGGAATAAAGATGGGATTATGGccttgattttctttttttgttactGGATGTTGGGTATAACGGGAATGAGTGAACTTATGATAGTGTGTGagacatttaatgacattttgtcTTTATAAAAAAAGATGGGCCATGATCTTGCCAACAACAAATGTTAGCTAGCAGTCCCTTAATATATGAAAATTTGACACATAAACTATTCTCAGttcaaaaaattacatttttaccaccctttgaattttaataacaagttttaattttttttaaatactttctATAACACAATCTTTTTACATACAGTGGCCCCCAAATTATTtgcacaaatgcatttgcattaATATATACaactatggaaaaaattaagagaccactccaagttcagaaatcaatgttaagtggtctcttaattttttccatagctgtatatatatgtatataaattaaaatgtatggaatcactgtagttttttttttttttttttttttttaagaattgaACTCCACAAGGATGAATTGTATTCaacatgaattaataaatggatttaaaaaaaaaaagaagaagaagaagacatttctaatgttacaaaagatttctatttcaatacTGCTCTTCAAACCTTCTGTTCTGTGAATCCTGAATACAGGCACAGTATAATCCTTTTGAAGAGCAATAGGCCTACATCATAAATGAACAAGAGAACAATACCAGAATAGATATGAgtcctcaaaaacatttaaacaggtTTATTTCAGTTGTTACAGGCAGTGATGTAATGATAATAACTAGTAAAATACTGAGTTTTAAAACATTGCAAGGTACAAAGGAAGAGCAACGAGCTGAACTCATTGAAGATGATAGCTGAAGGTTGCTCTGCTGATACACGAAGAATCTGTTATTCAGTTACAGACGACTGCACAAATCGTGCaaactaatgaaaacattatgtAAACAACTGTAGTGTTCAGCCGCGACGCTGAGAATATAGTTACCTTTATAGAATAATCCACTATTGTCTTGAGAtacaatgtgaactaaaattctcagttgcacgtgcaatcgcgcatgtctgcgaaactcattaatattcatgtatGCTCCGCCTTCACAAACCGAAAATCTCTTAACACATTCTGGAAACAATGCACTTGTTTGTAGTCAGATGttgcaaaataattttttagtaAACTAAACTTAATTTACTGTGTTTATCCAATTGAATTTCCCTTGTATTTTAAattggcaaaaaaataaataaataaatagagtaaaactcaaaaatctctgtagtttttttttttttttttttgcgtggTCAAAATCTGACAGAACTGAAAGTGATAATATTCGACATACCACCAGAGTTTTGTTAACATTGTCAACTATCTCTAAGCTGAGAATGTTAACAAAACCCTGGCATCAGAGGCATGTCGAATATTATCACTTTCAGTTCTGTCAGATTTTGACCCCATATAAAAACAGAACTTGCGTAAGAGTTACTATTTAACTCTAGTTAAGTATTTTGCTCAACttttactttcaaataagtTGCAGAATTACATGTAGCCTACTTCTGTCACTATATTAGTTTTTGAAGAACTGATCGAGCAGAAATCTTATATAACATTACTCCTCCCTCTGGTGGATGTTTGTATTCCAGGCTCCTCCCTGTTTTCTCAGTAGGGAACAGACTGTATTTCTGTCGTGCTTTAGCTGTCAACACGCTCCTTCCCTGCAAGTTTTGCAGAGATTCCTTCAGTTCTATTTTGCTTCGGATTTAGTTAGGACAAGGATCCGTTTAAGGTATGAAATTATGAAATGTGTTTCACTTGTACGTTTTTGCAACAGTAGCTACTGCAATGGTTTTGCACACTAACgttttttgcaggtttttttttttttttttttttttgcacactaGTTCTTTGCatacagatgttttttttttttgcacactaGTTCTTTGcatacaaatgtttttttttgcacactaGTTCTTTGCatacagatgttttttttttgcacactaGTTCTTTGCatacagatgtttttttttgcacactaGTTCTTTGCatacagatgttttttttttttgtttttttttgcacactaCTGTGATGTTTTTTGCACACTACTTTTTTTGGAATGTAATTCTCTGCACACTCACTGCCTTTTAAAAGTTGTTTTCCTGTCAGATTGGCTGAGAGCGGGCGGCGCATGCGCTCTAAAGTTGTTTTTATCTGAATGTTGTTTTTATCAGACCATGCGCAGCAGCCACGCCCACGTGGGCAGTTCCTGCAGTTTCAGttcttttatgttttgttattgGAAATCCATTCGAACTTATATAAGTACTGTAAGAAaaagagttatatttatttatctattgttAAGTAATTTGTCAAATAAGCTACACATGCTGTGTGGTGTtttctatatatctatatccaTATTCTATTTTGCATTTACAGAACCACATATTTATGCACATTCAGTAAAGAGAaaaatgtggattataatttaaGTGAGACTTCAGTGTTCTGTCTGGACAACATGAAGTCTTCAAACAATGCAAACCAGCATTaagatttttcttttgcaaatgCAGAACACGCGCCTGCAGCGTCACCTTCACACCAAGCAGAAAAATGACTtattttccatattttttttacaggtcTATGATTCTTCATGTTTTTTGTCTCTTTCAGCAATCAGCTCCAGTCCAGATGATCTAGTGATGCAGATTCTTCTAATGGGCAGAAATGGTTCTGAGAAAAACTCGTCTGGAGAAAAGAGatttaaacagaaaaagagGCATGAAGCTGAAGACAGACAGATCGAAGAGAAGCAGGTGTTTGTGATTGATTGTCCAGATCTCCTGGATCCAGATCTGAATAAAGAGAAGATGGAGATGAAAGAACTACTGCAGAAGATTAAAGGAACGAGGACGGAGAACAGCGGGACATGTGTCAAACGAAGTGGCAGCATGGACAAGCTTATCAATTGTAAGCAGTGTTGGGTGTGACTACAGTGTAATTGCTGTAATGTAACCTTCTCCCTTTACATACTTCAGTCAGttcacaaataattttatatttatttgaaagaattgaAAGGTCAGTTTCATGTCTATCCTTGTATTGGTACTTTGTATTGGTGCAATACTTTTTAGAAAAAGTAATAAGTACAGTAATTACACTGGTGAAGATGTAATATAGCTAATAATTAACGTAGTAGCTCAGAgttttttagagtaacttacccaacactgattgtcaattatttcaataatactattatattataacaCTGATATTATTAAGAGAATAGTttcatgtaaatatttattagcCCGAATTGAAGCTGAggtttattttgtaataataacTGTTTGGATCATATTTACATGACTAATTGTCACATAAGTATAAATATTCATTtgagtttaaatatttttttagcttatctttttttttctcagcagAAGCTTTGAGGTTATTACATATCATAGCATCTTTAAGTTGAAGTGAAACTAGCATCACTCTGATTACCTCGACTTAAGGTTTTTGAACACGGtttgaacagccaatcagaatcgagtattcagatttatttaattaaacttCATGTGATGTAATGTGATGTGATGCTGATGAGTGATGTGATCTTTGTAGTGTCAGGAGAAGATCCGGATGAGATTGATGTGATTCCTAAGGGGAAACACCAGATCCATCTGGGAAAAACCGGATGTGGGGAAAGTGCCTCTGGAAACACCATCATCAGCAGAAATGTCTTTGAATCTACAGTCTCTCAGACGAAACCTACAGTCAGGATCGGAAGAGAAATCTCAGTGATCGACACGCCTGAAACACATTTGAGTGAATTTGGATGAGAAAGTGAATCAGTACCAACAGCAGCACAAACCGGTCACTTTAGACAGGGCCGAATTTATCACATAAGCTTAAACACACAGTATTAAAGGTGATTGTTGCTTCTATTCTTATAGTTTTCAGTCCTGTGACTAATGTAGAGACCTGGAGGACATAACATCTGCAGAACTGCAGCACAGGCCTGTGTATTAACCATctgttattaatatttagagCAGCTACACTCAAATATGAGAGCTCGTGATCAGCTCCTGCTGCAGTATTTCAATCACTAACACCAGCATTTTATACGTTAACATGCAGTAACACTTCAACTGCCTTAATGTATTCAAACTGTGATGTTAAAAGATCATATTCAGCTTATTGATGATGAGCAGATCAACACAGGATATGAGAGAAACGCACTCAATGGTTAAGCGCTTTCTTTATTACTCCATGTGAAAACTATGATTATTATGCGTTGTTGCTGTAGTTTTCTTTTGAAACATGGATTAGCAGCAAATCCCGGAGGATGAATATGTCATTGGAGCCGAAGGGAAAGTGTGATTCAGTGAGAAAAATCATTAATGAAGCTACAGAAACATTATGTGCCTTTTCTGAAAACTTCGTCTTGATTGACATCATTGTTTGAAATAATGtggtgtgttttatttttttagaaagcTAATATATTTTTCTCACTCCATGTAGCCTACTTCAGCATTTTAAACCAATGACTGTAACAAAACATGTAAAGTCAGAGCCGATCCTCCCTATACACAAACTACGGAAGTTGCGTAAGGCTCCGAACCACCAGGGGGCCCCCTTGCTTacactatataaaataaacatgacaaTAATTTACCATAATGTGAATATTTCTTTATAATATGCA includes the following:
- the LOC125275748 gene encoding immune-associated nucleotide-binding protein 1-like, with translation MAEGPSSPTEMSEISSSPDDPVIQILLIGRKASGKSSPGNTILGETRFKEYESEVCDGKTQIGEKQVCVIISPDLLDPDLNKEKLEMLKEQLVSGCSAGLSSVLLTVPLEEPVGNEEEILDFIKCLLGPEVQKYIMILFTYGDELEDLEQTTDEHLKQKDRADLQRLLTECGGRFYCFNIKSKSDGQIQGLLQKIEGIMMKNGGKFIMERMKRSNSKFQKNLQLKIQIHQVPERKDQIRLASAGKTGSGIRATGNTIHRKKHI